Part of the Henckelia pumila isolate YLH828 chromosome 2, ASM3356847v2, whole genome shotgun sequence genome is shown below.
TCTCAATGTTCGAATCTTAATACTATAGTCATTATGCACACACTTTATATCAGTAACATAATTATATGAATATTACGTATTGTGTATAATTTGTTCTAAAATTCTTAataatgaattctttattttgtaaatgtcaaatttttttttttttaaaaatagggaTTAAAGTAAAAGGTGAAGGGAAATTATGGGATTAAGATAAAGGCTTCACAAAAAATTAGCTATATTAAATTTTCTTCGTTTATTAATTGCATAGGGATGCATATTTTTTCGCTTTATGATCAAAATGGACTAACACATCGAAACAGAAAAGTGGGTAAAAATGATGTTATGAATCAAATGTTAGgctataaaatattattttatcataCTCTCAACTTTAGTAATTTTTCtacgaaaaaaaatttaaactgatttgtttggtaaataatgacaaaattcaaaattacatTAACATTACATCGGAAAAGAAATTATTGAAGAGCGATTTTATAGATGGAGAAGATCATTTTAGATTTATATTTCTAAATCCTAAGTTTTTCCGGTATTCGAacgtttttgtttttcattattTAAAAATGCATCTATGAAAATTGACGCTTGACCACTTcgttttcatttaaaaaaaaaaaaaaaattatatgcaaTTCTTACAAAAGAATTATTATGAACAAACTCTCTTCCATTTTATCTCATTCGTGCACCTCGATCGTTCTCATCATAAACTTAATTgaggattaaaattaaaattcttcttAGTAAGAATCTTTCCCTATCAAAAAAAGTTATATATGTGTTAAAATAAATGTAATTAAACCTTAgaggaaaaataaaataccatatgaattaaataaatattacgtTTTGGTTACACCCCTTGAAGTAGTAAGAAAATTGACTACATGTGCCCAAAAAAAAACAATGTGTACACAAATTCAATGGAATgcttactaaaatttttaattttctatcAACACACCATTTTCCATAAGTTGACTATGATCTCTATATAGTATTTACCACTTAAACAAGAAAATACAATTAACTATAGTCCAAAAACATATGTAGGTGTTTAAACTTTTGTATAGGACAGTCATTTGGAGCTGAAAAATAATTGAGATCATCACTTGCACTCTCATCAACTTCATTTCCGAATTTCTGAAGCTCAACTTCTTAGACACAAAAACGGTTCTTGATCATAGCCGGAGGCCAAACTGCAAAAAACAAATTGTAAGAATTTGGTGTGTATATTTGTACAACATTCTGGTATTGTTTCTGAGTTATGAGAAGATCTAACTCTACTCAGGCACTGTTTGCCTCCAAGGCCAAACTGCAAAAAACATGGGCTACAACACTTTTCGAACAGCAACAGTTAGTAAGTAGATGATAATATGTCTTCCAAAATTTTTCTTGACCAGTATGTGTTTTTCCCTCCCATACAGACTAGTAAATCGGTTTATATTTGCTAAAGGTAGGAGTGACCATTTCAATTGAACACCATTATTAACGAGATGCTGGTTtacattttaatttatatttcagGGATCATGGCCGATGGATTTGTGGCCAAAGAAGTTACATTCGAAAACACAGCTGGTGTTAACATGAACCAGTCGGTGGCGATGGCAAATGAAGGAAAATATTCAGCCTTTTACAAATGTCGATTTTCTGGTTACCAAGATACACTGTACGTCAAAAAAGGGATCCAATTTTTCAGGGAGTGCATCATTTATGGCACCGTGGATTTTATCTTTGGTGATGCAAGCGCCCTCTTTCAAAATTGCAGTGTCTATGCCCGCAGACCTCGACAAGGGCAGTCGAATACCATCACAGCCCAAAAAAGAGAATCAGTAAAAGATGTTTCAGGCATCGTGCTTCAAAATTGCACGATTGATGCTGCACCAGATCTGCAGCCGATGTTGAACGTTGTGAGGACGTATCTCGGGAGGCCGTGGAGGAACTACTCCACGACAGTGATCATGCAGAGTTACTTGGGTGAACTGATTGATCCAAGCGGCTGGTTGGAGTGGCCAGGGCACAGCTTGGACAAACTATATTACGCAGAGAATGCAAACGACGGGCCTGGGGCAAATACGAGCCATAGAGTAGGATGGACGCACAGGAACATCAGTTATACGGATGCAAAAAAGTTTACTGCAAGGGCCTTCTTAAATGGAAGTGAGTGGATTCCTTCGACAGGAATTCCTTGTAACCTTGATCTCTAGCAAAAGATTTTTATAGTTTAGAAGATTAATGTATTCCTTGATTTGATGTTGTTAAGATTCTTACGGTTATGATTATATGTAATTTGATTAGATGTTCATGTTTGTTTGGGAACTCTGCGTTGTATGAAAAAAAGAGATTGAAATGACCAGCTATGCCCCGGTGAAGTGGCAGATTTGCAAGTATATGTTTGGTAGAATGAGATTTTTTTGCCATGGAATTGGTTGATCTTTGAATTCAATATTAATTTGCAAGTATGTTTGAATATTTGATAGAATGAGAttcttaaattatatattaagagaagagaatgGAATGACCAGCCATATGCTTCGGAGATATATTTGCAAGTATATTTGGTAGAATGTGATTTTTTTGCCATGGAATTGGACAATTGGTTGATCTATGAATTCAGTATTAATTTGCAAGTACATTTGAATATTTGATAGAATGAGATTCttgaattatatattaaaagaaGAGAATGAAATGACCAGCCATATGCTTGGGAGATATATTTGCAAGTATATATATTTGGTAGAATGAGATATTTTTTTGCCATGGATTAATTTGCAAGGATTTAATCGAatgatattcttaaattatatatgatttgtttCTCATTTATATATCCATTGATTTTAAATAAAGATATATAAATGTTTTaatagtttttaaaaatttgaaaatagaaTTATGCTAATTATAAAgagattcaaataaaaaaaatggtttttttattgaatatgaataaaaatggaacaattttttataatttgagAGGAGTATTTttggcatttttgaaaattcacCGTCATTCCAAAACGACAATATTATGTGTACATAAAGTGTTACATTGAGATATATACGCCCTAAGTTAAGAAATTATCCCAAAattcttctaattttttttattcaaactaCAATTGCTTGTttggttaatttttttttaataaaaagtaatttttttttatctttttattattaataaaagtcatatGCGATGCATATAAAAACATCTTTTATTATCGATAAACGTTAAATAAATCAGTTGAGAAGAGAAAAATAAGCGTCGTTCAGTTAATTAATAATTTGCGTAGTATTTTAGTAAATagtgaaatttaatttaatatattatgttcAATGtgtattataaaataatgagcgcaaacaatctttgtttaaagaTTTTATATGTTACAAACCTAATTGATTTATTGTTGTTAGCAAATAATGGTTGTAAtgaatataataattttatataaattagaCACTGGGTTGAATTTACTTGCCTTGATAAATGAAAGATTACATAATTAATAACGATTAATCCTATGTTTACTTGCAAAATTGAAAATAGATATAAATCCTAtgaatataataattttatataaattagaCACTGAGTGACCATTTCAATTGAACACTATTATTAAAGGGATGCTGGTTtacattttaatttatatttcagGGATCATGGCCGATGGATTTGTGGCCAAAGAAGTTGCATTCGAAAACACTGCTGGTGCTAACATGAACCAGTCAGTGGCCATG
Proteins encoded:
- the LOC140878048 gene encoding probable pectinesterase/pectinesterase inhibitor 17; this translates as MADGFVAKEVTFENTAGVNMNQSVAMANEGKYSAFYKCRFSGYQDTLYVKKGIQFFRECIIYGTVDFIFGDASALFQNCSVYARRPRQGQSNTITAQKRESVKDVSGIVLQNCTIDAAPDLQPMLNVVRTYLGRPWRNYSTTVIMQSYLGELIDPSGWLEWPGHSLDKLYYAENANDGPGANTSHRVGWTHRNISYTDAKKFTARAFLNGSEWIPSTGIPCNLDL